A region from the Riemerella anatipestifer genome encodes:
- a CDS encoding DUF4268 domain-containing protein: MFSKQEAAQLKKEFWIAFGKSFPRKWLLYNTKIKDFSFKFFADNKKAMVCLDIEMKEELFRNAYFEKIQSLQSILDEALGEEAFFEETLCLDNGKEISRVWVECYGVSVFNKESWQKIFEFFVEKMTAFETVFYEYEDFIKDI, encoded by the coding sequence ATGTTTAGCAAGCAAGAAGCAGCACAACTGAAAAAAGAATTCTGGATTGCCTTTGGGAAGTCTTTTCCTAGAAAATGGCTTCTTTATAATACTAAAATTAAAGATTTTTCATTTAAGTTTTTTGCCGATAACAAAAAGGCAATGGTGTGCTTAGATATAGAAATGAAGGAGGAACTTTTCAGAAATGCTTACTTTGAGAAAATACAATCTTTACAATCTATTTTAGATGAAGCCCTTGGTGAGGAGGCTTTTTTTGAAGAAACACTATGCTTAGATAATGGTAAAGAAATTAGCCGAGTGTGGGTAGAGTGTTATGGTGTAAGTGTTTTCAATAAAGAAAGTTGGCAAAAAATATTTGAGTTTTTTGTAGAAAAAATGACGGCATTTGAAACCGTATTTTATGAGTACGAAGACTTTATAAAAGACATTTAA